Proteins co-encoded in one uncultured Flavobacterium sp. genomic window:
- a CDS encoding DUF3127 domain-containing protein: MEVTGKVKVVNPEQQVSAAFKKRELVVTTDEQYPQHILIEFTQDKCDLLSSYKQGEAVKVSINLRGREWVNPQGETRYFNSIQGWRIERLAPEGPAQTPPMPAAEAFAPATNLNEDEPDDLPF, translated from the coding sequence ATGGAAGTTACAGGAAAAGTAAAAGTGGTTAACCCAGAGCAACAAGTTAGTGCTGCATTCAAAAAAAGAGAGTTGGTTGTTACCACAGATGAGCAGTATCCACAGCATATTTTGATCGAATTTACACAAGATAAATGCGATTTATTAAGTAGCTACAAACAAGGAGAGGCAGTAAAAGTTTCTATCAATTTAAGAGGAAGAGAATGGGTTAATCCACAAGGAGAAACCAGATATTTTAATAGTATTCAAGGTTGGAGAATCGAAAGATTAGCTCCGGAAGGTCCTGCGCAAACACCACCAATGCCTGCTGCAGAAGCTTTTGCTCCGGCAACTAATTTAAACGAAGACGAACCGGACGATTTACCTTTCTAA
- a CDS encoding MOSC N-terminal beta barrel domain-containing protein, with translation MSTIYTVKEIYVYPIKSLAGISCQKAFAEEMGFENDRRWMLVDAENQFITQREYPILSQFYPQISDGKISITFQDQKHEFFTTEHLNSPIKVNVWDDKSEVVEVNSATSKWFSKQLGFECKLVKIIKSGDRKHESSRLKETFNVSLADGYPYLLIGTKSLDFLNEKLEDKITILRFRPNIVISSEVPHEEDDFNTFKIGEVNFKNVKPCGRCIMVNNDPQKGIVKKEPLKTLSKYRNVNNSVLFGTNIVSLNSGIISVGDKIVF, from the coding sequence ATGAGCACAATTTATACTGTAAAAGAAATTTATGTATATCCGATAAAAAGCTTAGCCGGCATTAGTTGTCAGAAAGCTTTTGCAGAAGAAATGGGATTCGAGAATGATCGCAGATGGATGTTGGTTGATGCTGAAAATCAATTTATAACACAAAGAGAATATCCAATTCTAAGTCAGTTTTATCCACAAATTTCAGATGGAAAAATCAGCATTACTTTTCAGGATCAAAAACATGAATTTTTTACAACAGAACATTTAAATAGTCCAATAAAAGTGAACGTTTGGGATGATAAAAGCGAAGTTGTTGAGGTAAATTCTGCTACTTCAAAATGGTTTAGTAAACAATTAGGATTTGAATGTAAACTCGTTAAAATTATTAAAAGCGGAGATCGTAAACATGAAAGTTCAAGACTAAAAGAAACCTTCAATGTAAGTCTGGCCGACGGTTATCCTTACTTACTAATTGGGACAAAAAGCCTGGATTTTTTGAATGAAAAACTTGAGGATAAAATTACTATTTTGAGATTTCGTCCTAATATTGTTATAAGCAGCGAAGTTCCTCATGAAGAAGATGATTTCAATACTTTCAAGATCGGTGAAGTTAATTTTAAAAACGTAAAACCCTGCGGAAGATGTATTATGGTAAATAATGATCCGCAGAAAGGTATTGTAAAAAAAGAACCTTTAAAAACTTTGAGTAAATACAGAAATGTTAATAATTCTGTTTTATTCGGGACAAATATTGTGAGTTTAAATAGTGGAATTATTAGTGTTGGAGATAAAATTGTATTTTAG
- a CDS encoding TonB-dependent receptor has protein sequence MKTIIKGAFKGTKVQSCKGSKLNQKSIFFTLFSIFFTLFSFAQEQDSTKVNKLDDVLVSAVRVTAKTPVSFSNLDKKDIKFRNLGQDIPILMNYLPSVVTTSDAGNGMGYTGIRVRGSDATRVNVTINGIPYNDAESQGTFWVNMPDFASSVESLQLQRGVGTSTNGAAAFGASLNMLTDNYASKANGEISSSYGSFNSNKNTVKFSTGLLNDHFELAGRLSTIKSDGYVDRASSDLKSYFLQGTYVGKTTLIKALVFGGTEKTYQSWNGIDAETLNSDRTYNSAGKYKDDAGNVHFYDNETDNYKQNHYQLHWSESLSDKWSSNLAIHYTKGKGFYENYKYNEPVAGYGPIQSTKMVENALGELVLGTDLIRQKWLDNDFYGTTFSVKYKEEKLDVILGGGWNKYEGDHFGKVIWARYSDKSELGDHYYDDFSTKTDGNIFAKANYQFTEKLSFYGDLQYRNVKYKANSAETGVVDDNFNFFNPKAGLNYEINQKNTLYFSYARANREPNRTDYEGGHAKPEKLNDFELGWRFNSEKFQLNSNVYYMGYRDQLILTGRLDDVGSPIRANTEKSYRLGFEADATIKLSEKFILRPNFTLSSNKNIDLAVEGQNYGTTEIAYSPSVIAGNIIVYSPIQSLHLSLLQKYVGEQYMNNIELPAAKLADYFVNDLNVSYEIKPKSIFKSIMITGLVNNILDKKYVSNGYMWDVYPYYYPQAGINFLAGLTLKF, from the coding sequence ATGAAAACTATTATTAAAGGTGCTTTTAAAGGTACAAAGGTACAAAGTTGCAAAGGTTCAAAGTTGAATCAAAAATCTATTTTCTTTACTCTATTCTCTATTTTCTTTACTCTTTTTTCTTTCGCTCAGGAACAAGATTCTACAAAAGTCAACAAGCTTGACGATGTATTGGTTTCTGCGGTTCGTGTTACTGCAAAAACGCCGGTAAGTTTTAGCAATCTGGATAAAAAAGATATTAAATTTAGAAATCTGGGTCAGGATATTCCAATTTTAATGAATTACTTACCATCAGTTGTAACAACTTCTGATGCAGGAAACGGAATGGGTTATACCGGAATCAGAGTGCGTGGTAGCGATGCAACGAGAGTAAATGTAACGATAAACGGAATTCCATACAACGATGCCGAAAGTCAAGGGACCTTCTGGGTGAATATGCCTGATTTTGCCTCTTCTGTAGAGAGTCTGCAATTGCAGCGTGGTGTAGGAACTTCTACAAATGGTGCTGCTGCTTTTGGTGCAAGTTTGAATATGTTGACAGACAATTATGCGTCTAAAGCTAATGGAGAAATTTCAAGTTCTTACGGAAGTTTTAATTCTAATAAAAATACAGTAAAATTTAGCACAGGTCTATTAAACGATCATTTTGAACTTGCAGGACGTTTGTCTACCATTAAATCTGATGGTTATGTAGATCGTGCAAGCTCAGATTTAAAATCGTATTTTCTTCAAGGAACTTATGTTGGAAAAACAACTTTAATTAAAGCGTTAGTTTTTGGAGGAACTGAAAAAACATACCAATCCTGGAACGGAATTGATGCTGAGACATTAAATTCAGATCGAACTTATAATTCAGCAGGAAAGTATAAAGATGATGCAGGAAATGTCCATTTCTATGACAACGAAACTGATAATTATAAACAAAATCATTATCAATTACATTGGAGTGAATCGCTTTCTGATAAATGGAGCAGCAACTTAGCTATTCATTATACTAAAGGAAAAGGGTTTTATGAAAATTATAAATATAATGAACCAGTTGCTGGATATGGACCAATTCAGTCTACAAAAATGGTTGAAAATGCTTTAGGAGAATTAGTTCTTGGAACCGATTTAATCCGTCAGAAATGGTTAGATAATGATTTCTACGGAACAACTTTTTCAGTAAAATATAAAGAAGAAAAGTTAGATGTTATTCTTGGCGGAGGCTGGAATAAATATGAAGGAGATCATTTTGGTAAAGTAATCTGGGCCAGATATTCTGATAAGTCTGAATTAGGCGATCATTATTACGATGATTTTTCAACAAAAACAGATGGGAATATTTTCGCGAAAGCAAACTATCAATTCACAGAAAAATTGAGTTTCTATGGAGATTTGCAATATAGAAATGTAAAATATAAAGCTAATAGCGCTGAAACCGGTGTAGTTGATGATAACTTCAATTTCTTTAACCCAAAAGCAGGATTGAATTACGAAATCAATCAAAAAAATACTCTTTATTTTTCATACGCTCGTGCAAATCGTGAGCCAAACAGAACAGATTACGAAGGTGGACATGCAAAACCGGAAAAATTAAATGATTTTGAATTAGGCTGGAGATTCAATTCAGAGAAATTTCAATTGAACTCAAATGTTTATTATATGGGTTACAGAGATCAATTGATTCTGACAGGAAGGCTTGACGATGTAGGATCTCCAATTCGTGCTAATACCGAAAAAAGTTACCGCTTAGGATTTGAAGCAGATGCAACAATTAAGCTTTCAGAGAAGTTTATTCTTCGTCCAAATTTTACTTTAAGCAGTAATAAAAATATTGATTTGGCTGTTGAAGGTCAAAATTATGGAACAACAGAAATTGCTTATTCGCCATCTGTTATTGCTGGAAACATTATTGTTTATAGTCCAATTCAAAGTTTACACCTTTCATTATTGCAAAAATATGTTGGAGAGCAATACATGAACAATATAGAATTGCCTGCCGCAAAACTAGCTGACTATTTTGTAAACGATTTGAATGTTTCTTATGAAATAAAACCTAAATCAATCTTTAAATCAATTATGATTACTGGTTTAGTAAATAATATTTTGGATAAAAAGTATGTTTCAAATGGGTATATGTGGGATGTTTACCCGTACTACTATCCTCAGGCGGGAATTAATTTCCTTGCCGGACTGACTCTGAAATTCTAA
- a CDS encoding flavin reductase family protein: protein MISIDPKEIPTAKLQGYLQSAIGPRPIAFASTLSAKGIPNLSPFSFFNVFSANPPILVFSPARRVRDNTIKHTLINAEATREVVINVVNYDLVQQTSLASTEYGEGVNEFIKAGLTQIPSDFVKPYRVKESPVQFECKVTQIIPLGTEGGAGNLILCEVVKIHIHEAILDENGAIDQHKIDLVSRLGSNWYSRSNQGLFEVPKPLTTLGVGVDAIPNYIKESPVFDGNDLGKLGNVEALPTTEEVSIFVKENFSVKGVLSSDDQEKIHLEAKKYLNKDDISSAWKVLLAKK from the coding sequence ATGATTAGCATCGATCCAAAAGAGATACCAACGGCAAAATTGCAGGGTTATTTGCAAAGTGCCATTGGACCAAGACCAATCGCATTTGCAAGTACGTTAAGTGCAAAAGGAATCCCGAATTTGTCGCCATTTAGTTTCTTTAATGTGTTCAGTGCCAATCCGCCAATATTGGTTTTTTCGCCTGCAAGACGTGTACGCGATAACACCATAAAACATACTTTAATTAATGCTGAGGCAACTCGTGAAGTAGTAATTAATGTTGTTAATTATGATTTGGTACAACAAACATCATTGGCAAGTACAGAATATGGAGAAGGTGTAAACGAGTTTATAAAAGCCGGATTAACACAAATTCCATCAGATTTTGTAAAACCGTATCGGGTAAAAGAGTCTCCAGTGCAGTTTGAGTGCAAAGTCACACAGATAATTCCTTTGGGAACAGAGGGCGGAGCAGGAAATTTGATTCTTTGCGAAGTAGTTAAAATTCATATTCATGAAGCTATTTTAGATGAAAATGGAGCAATCGATCAACACAAAATAGACTTAGTTTCGAGATTGGGAAGTAATTGGTATTCAAGGTCAAATCAAGGGCTTTTTGAAGTGCCAAAACCATTGACAACTTTAGGAGTTGGTGTAGATGCAATTCCCAATTATATAAAAGAAAGCCCCGTATTTGACGGAAATGATCTTGGGAAATTAGGCAATGTAGAAGCCTTGCCTACAACGGAAGAAGTTAGTATATTTGTGAAAGAAAATTTTTCTGTAAAAGGAGTTTTAAGCTCAGACGATCAGGAAAAAATACATTTAGAAGCCAAAAAATACCTGAATAAAGATGATATTTCGTCGGCTTGGAAAGTGCTTTTAGCTAAGAAATAA
- a CDS encoding HIT family protein: MSIFTKIVKGEIPSYKIAEDDNYLAFLDVNPNAKGHTLCIPKQEIDKIFDMEDELYLGLMKFSKKIAIALEKTVPCKRVGMAVVGLEVPHAHVHLIPLNHMDEMRFHNKVSLSKEEFEALAKSIQENL; the protein is encoded by the coding sequence ATGAGCATATTTACCAAAATAGTAAAAGGAGAAATTCCTTCTTATAAAATTGCTGAAGATGATAATTATTTGGCTTTTTTAGATGTAAATCCAAATGCTAAAGGACACACACTATGTATTCCAAAACAAGAAATCGATAAGATTTTTGATATGGAAGATGAATTGTATTTAGGGTTAATGAAGTTTTCTAAGAAAATTGCAATTGCTTTAGAGAAAACGGTTCCTTGTAAAAGAGTCGGGATGGCAGTTGTAGGTTTAGAAGTTCCTCACGCACACGTACATTTGATTCCGTTAAATCATATGGATGAAATGCGCTTTCATAATAAAGTATCACTTTCTAAAGAAGAATTTGAGGCTTTGGCCAAAAGTATTCAGGAGAATTTGTAA
- the thiH gene encoding 2-iminoacetate synthase ThiH, whose translation MKTFKTIFEQYDWDSIQSKIYQTTSKDVERALVKNKRNLDDFLVLISPAAQQYLEQMAQQCHEITKKRFGKTIQMYAPLYLSNECQNICTYCGFSLDNKINRKTLSDAEIKLEVEALKNTGFDHVLLVTGEANYTVNINYFLNAIALIREQFSIISVEVQPLSTEDYKRLHEAGVYSVLVYQETYHQEVYKKYHTKGKKSNFDYRLETPDRIGIAGIHKIGLGVLLGLEDWRTDSFFNALHLDYLQRKYWQTKYSVSFPRLRPAEGIIEPNFIMDDKDLTQLICAYRLWNEDLEISISTRENEKFRNNIIPIGVTSMSAGSKTNPGGYVVDPQSLEQFEISDERSAEEIAKIITESGYEPVWKDWDKSYN comes from the coding sequence ATGAAAACATTCAAAACCATCTTTGAACAATATGACTGGGATTCCATTCAATCAAAAATATACCAAACCACATCAAAAGATGTTGAGCGCGCTTTAGTAAAAAACAAACGAAATCTCGATGATTTTTTAGTTTTGATTTCTCCTGCTGCGCAACAATATTTAGAGCAAATGGCACAACAATGTCATGAAATCACCAAAAAGCGTTTCGGGAAAACCATACAAATGTATGCGCCTCTGTATTTGAGTAACGAATGCCAGAACATTTGCACCTATTGTGGTTTTAGCTTAGACAATAAAATCAACCGAAAAACACTTTCTGATGCCGAAATTAAACTTGAAGTTGAAGCGTTAAAAAATACCGGTTTTGACCATGTTTTATTAGTTACCGGCGAAGCAAATTACACTGTAAATATTAATTATTTCCTGAATGCGATTGCTTTAATCCGAGAACAATTTTCAATTATTTCTGTTGAAGTTCAACCACTTTCTACCGAAGATTATAAACGTTTGCATGAAGCCGGAGTTTATTCCGTTTTGGTATATCAGGAAACCTATCATCAGGAAGTTTATAAAAAATATCACACGAAAGGCAAAAAATCAAACTTCGATTACAGACTGGAAACTCCCGACCGAATTGGAATTGCAGGAATTCATAAAATAGGACTAGGCGTTTTATTAGGTTTGGAAGATTGGCGAACAGATAGTTTTTTTAATGCTTTACACCTCGATTATCTTCAGAGAAAATACTGGCAGACTAAATATTCAGTTTCATTTCCGAGATTACGTCCTGCAGAAGGCATTATTGAACCCAATTTTATTATGGATGATAAGGATTTAACCCAACTTATTTGTGCGTATCGTTTATGGAATGAAGATTTGGAAATTTCTATTTCGACCCGTGAAAATGAAAAATTCAGAAACAATATTATTCCAATTGGAGTTACAAGTATGAGCGCAGGTTCAAAAACAAATCCGGGTGGCTATGTTGTTGATCCACAATCATTGGAACAATTTGAAATTAGCGACGAACGCTCTGCAGAAGAAATAGCGAAAATCATAACAGAATCAGGCTACGAACCTGTTTGGAAAGATTGGGACAAAAGTTACAATTAA
- a CDS encoding HAMP domain-containing sensor histidine kinase, translating to MSFSERRNITRWIIVFISFLIISLILWNTYTFFQIFKNEERLKMNLWANAQKTLVNADENTNLDLPLDILNNNTSVPVMLTMYDKVISSVNVPEEVLADREKTTSYLNNLKSENDPIVIEYAPGKHQEVYYGNSALLNKLKYYPIALLLIIFLFGALIYNFYRSTKMATQNKLWAGMAKETAHQIGTPLSSLIGWVEILKTENIDLSITSEIEKDIERLQTITDRFSKIGSVPVLEKHDIVAETLNTYGYLQSRFSKQVTFSYHTPEEPIFAMINPTLHSWTIENLVKNAIDAMKGKGTLDLQIEQDTHHVKINVKDSGTGILKKQFNTIFEPGFTTKKRGWGLGLSLTKRIVEEYHRGKIKVLHSEIGKGTTFQISLNKKVQ from the coding sequence ATGTCTTTTTCCGAAAGAAGAAATATAACCCGCTGGATCATTGTTTTTATTTCCTTTCTAATCATTTCTTTGATTCTTTGGAATACTTATACTTTTTTTCAAATTTTCAAAAATGAGGAACGCCTTAAAATGAATCTTTGGGCTAATGCTCAAAAGACTTTAGTTAATGCCGATGAGAACACTAATTTAGATCTTCCGTTGGATATTCTAAACAATAATACTTCGGTACCGGTAATGCTTACGATGTATGATAAGGTCATTAGTTCTGTCAATGTTCCTGAGGAAGTTCTGGCCGACAGAGAGAAGACTACATCTTATTTGAATAATTTAAAGAGCGAAAATGATCCTATAGTTATTGAATATGCTCCCGGAAAACATCAGGAAGTATATTATGGAAACTCGGCATTACTTAATAAACTCAAATATTATCCAATTGCTTTATTGTTGATTATCTTTTTGTTTGGCGCTTTAATTTATAATTTCTACAGAAGTACTAAAATGGCGACTCAAAATAAACTTTGGGCAGGAATGGCAAAAGAAACCGCACATCAAATTGGAACACCATTATCTTCCTTAATAGGTTGGGTTGAAATCTTAAAGACCGAAAACATTGATCTGTCGATAACATCAGAAATAGAAAAAGATATTGAGCGACTGCAAACTATTACGGATCGTTTTTCAAAAATTGGATCTGTTCCTGTTTTAGAAAAACATGATATTGTTGCCGAAACCCTGAATACTTACGGGTATTTACAATCTCGTTTTTCGAAGCAGGTTACTTTCTCTTATCACACTCCCGAAGAACCAATTTTTGCTATGATAAACCCAACATTGCATAGTTGGACTATTGAAAATCTAGTTAAAAACGCAATTGATGCCATGAAAGGAAAAGGAACTCTGGACCTTCAAATTGAACAAGATACGCATCATGTAAAAATCAACGTGAAGGATTCCGGAACGGGAATTTTGAAAAAGCAATTTAATACCATTTTCGAACCTGGTTTTACTACCAAGAAACGTGGCTGGGGATTGGGACTTTCTTTAACCAAAAGAATCGTAGAAGAATATCATCGCGGAAAAATAAAAGTCTTGCATTCTGAAATTGGAAAAGGAACCACATTTCAGATTTCTCTAAATAAAAAAGTGCAGTAA
- the greA gene encoding transcription elongation factor GreA: MSKVSYYTAEGLKKLKDELEHLKSVMRPKASQDIAEARDKGDLSENAEYDAAKEAQGLLEMRINKLEEVYSNARLIDESQLDVSKALVLSNVKIKNQSNGMEMKYTLVAESEADLKTGKISVTSPIGKGLLGKSVGEVAEITVPNGVLKFEILEITRD; encoded by the coding sequence ATGAGTAAAGTATCTTATTATACCGCAGAAGGATTAAAAAAATTGAAAGATGAATTGGAGCATTTAAAAAGTGTAATGCGTCCTAAGGCATCTCAAGATATAGCAGAAGCAAGAGACAAAGGTGATTTATCTGAAAACGCCGAATATGATGCAGCAAAAGAAGCACAAGGTTTGTTAGAAATGAGAATTAATAAACTGGAAGAAGTGTATTCTAATGCGAGATTAATTGATGAATCACAATTAGATGTTTCAAAAGCATTGGTGCTTTCTAATGTAAAAATTAAGAACCAAAGCAACGGAATGGAAATGAAATACACACTCGTTGCCGAAAGTGAAGCTGATTTGAAAACTGGAAAAATCTCAGTAACTTCTCCTATTGGAAAAGGTTTACTTGGAAAATCAGTTGGCGAAGTTGCAGAAATCACAGTACCAAACGGAGTTTTGAAATTTGAGATTTTAGAAATCACAAGAGACTAA
- a CDS encoding thiazole synthase, whose protein sequence is MQTSLFNIGDKTFNSRLFLGTGKFGSNLEMEEAILASESELVTVALKRIDLETETDAILSHLKHPNINLLPNTSGARNAKEAVFAAQLAREALETNWIKLEIHPDPKYLMPDPIETLRATEELAKLGFFVLPYIHADPVLCKHLENAGTTAVMPLGSPIGSNKGLKTIDFLEIIIEQSTVPVIIDAGIGAPSDAAKAMEIGADAVLVNTAIAVAGNPKLMAEAFKEAVIAGRKAFEAKVANQQNHAAASSPLTSFLYD, encoded by the coding sequence ATGCAAACGTCATTGTTTAACATTGGTGATAAAACTTTTAACTCTCGTTTGTTTTTAGGAACAGGGAAGTTTGGTTCGAATCTGGAAATGGAAGAAGCTATTCTGGCTTCTGAAAGCGAATTGGTAACCGTTGCCTTAAAACGTATTGATCTCGAGACGGAAACTGATGCTATTTTATCGCATTTAAAACATCCAAATATCAATCTATTGCCTAATACTTCTGGCGCGCGAAATGCAAAAGAAGCTGTTTTTGCAGCACAATTAGCGCGTGAAGCATTAGAAACAAACTGGATAAAACTAGAGATTCATCCGGATCCAAAGTACCTAATGCCGGATCCTATTGAAACTTTAAGAGCAACCGAAGAACTGGCTAAACTTGGTTTTTTTGTTTTGCCTTATATTCATGCAGACCCAGTTTTGTGCAAACATTTAGAAAATGCAGGAACTACCGCTGTGATGCCTTTAGGCTCTCCAATTGGTAGTAATAAAGGTCTAAAAACGATAGATTTTTTAGAAATTATTATCGAACAAAGTACTGTTCCTGTAATTATAGATGCCGGAATTGGCGCTCCGTCTGACGCGGCAAAAGCAATGGAAATTGGCGCAGATGCTGTCTTGGTAAATACCGCAATTGCCGTTGCCGGAAATCCAAAACTAATGGCAGAAGCGTTTAAAGAAGCTGTTATTGCAGGAAGAAAAGCATTCGAAGCCAAAGTGGCCAATCAACAAAATCATGCTGCGGCTTCAAGTCCATTGACTTCATTTCTTTATGATTAA
- a CDS encoding GxxExxY protein: MTENEISYLVRGAIFKVYNNLGPGLFESIYESALFYELEKLDLKVKKQVEIIINYEEIILDAAFRLDLLVEDKVIIELKSVEELAPIHYKQIATYLRLTNIKLGLLVNFNTLNILNDIKRVANKI; encoded by the coding sequence ATGACTGAAAATGAAATATCGTATTTAGTGCGAGGAGCAATTTTTAAAGTATATAACAATTTAGGTCCTGGATTATTTGAATCTATCTACGAAAGTGCATTATTTTATGAGTTAGAAAAATTAGACCTAAAAGTCAAAAAACAAGTAGAAATTATTATTAATTATGAAGAAATAATATTAGATGCCGCTTTTAGACTCGATTTATTGGTTGAAGATAAAGTAATTATTGAATTGAAATCTGTCGAAGAATTAGCACCGATACATTACAAACAAATTGCAACTTATCTTCGACTAACTAATATAAAATTAGGATTACTTGTAAACTTTAATACCCTTAACATTTTAAATGATATAAAAAGAGTTGCCAATAAAATATAA
- a CDS encoding thiamine phosphate synthase — MYNKLQYISQGKTIEEQLYNIHQALDAGCDWVQMRFKNQTAKDTFALAEAVKFLCEEYLANFIVNDNLYLAQQIAADGVHLGLTDMNIAEARAILGNTKIIGGTANTYKDIENHVKNGCDYIGLGPFKFTKTKEKLSPILGLSGYFEILEKMKQNNLEIPVYAIGGITFEDINQLMETGIHGIAVSGMITKSDQKEKLIQQLNEKLYANVIV, encoded by the coding sequence ATGTACAATAAATTGCAATACATATCACAAGGAAAAACAATCGAAGAACAATTGTATAATATTCATCAGGCTTTGGACGCAGGGTGTGATTGGGTACAAATGCGTTTCAAAAATCAAACTGCCAAAGATACTTTTGCATTAGCGGAAGCTGTAAAATTTTTATGCGAAGAATACCTAGCCAATTTCATTGTAAACGACAATCTTTATCTGGCACAACAAATTGCTGCTGATGGTGTGCATTTGGGTTTAACTGACATGAATATTGCCGAAGCAAGAGCAATTCTTGGAAACACAAAAATCATTGGCGGAACGGCCAACACCTATAAAGACATTGAAAATCATGTAAAAAACGGCTGTGATTATATTGGTCTTGGTCCATTTAAATTCACCAAAACCAAAGAAAAATTAAGTCCAATTTTGGGTTTATCAGGATATTTTGAAATCCTTGAAAAAATGAAGCAAAACAACCTCGAGATTCCTGTTTATGCTATTGGCGGAATTACATTTGAAGATATAAATCAATTGATGGAAACCGGAATTCACGGAATTGCAGTCTCCGGAATGATTACTAAAAGTGATCAAAAAGAAAAATTAATTCAACAACTCAACGAAAAATTATATGCAAACGTCATTGTTTAA
- a CDS encoding HesA/MoeB/ThiF family protein yields MSIIQEFLRYNRQTILPEIGDEGQEKLKKARVLVIGAGGLGCPILQYIATAGVGFIGIMDFDTIEIHNLHRQILYTENEIGQSKVRVAKEVVSKLNPLIETEAINEKLTVENASEIIQKYDIIVDGSDNFTTRYLVNDTCVALQKPLVYGSILKFEGQVAVFNHNGSKNLRNLFPEMPDPKDVPNCNLNGILGTLPGIIGTMMAHETLKLILELPTLKNELVLFSTLNWSFTKLNF; encoded by the coding sequence ATGAGCATTATACAAGAATTTTTACGCTACAATAGACAAACCATCCTTCCCGAAATTGGCGATGAAGGTCAGGAAAAACTCAAAAAAGCAAGAGTTTTGGTCATTGGTGCCGGAGGTTTGGGATGTCCAATTTTACAATATATTGCTACGGCAGGCGTCGGTTTTATTGGGATAATGGATTTTGATACTATTGAAATTCACAACCTGCACAGACAAATTTTATATACTGAAAATGAAATCGGACAAAGCAAAGTTCGTGTTGCCAAAGAAGTAGTTTCAAAACTAAATCCGTTGATTGAGACTGAAGCTATTAATGAGAAATTGACCGTAGAAAATGCAAGTGAAATTATTCAAAAATATGATATTATTGTGGATGGTTCTGACAATTTTACGACACGTTATTTAGTTAACGATACTTGTGTTGCATTACAAAAGCCTTTAGTTTATGGAAGTATTTTGAAGTTTGAAGGGCAAGTTGCCGTTTTTAACCACAACGGAAGTAAAAATTTACGCAATTTATTTCCTGAAATGCCAGATCCAAAAGATGTTCCTAATTGTAATTTGAATGGTATTTTAGGAACTTTACCTGGAATTATTGGTACTATGATGGCGCACGAAACTCTGAAACTAATTTTAGAATTACCTACTTTAAAAAATGAATTGGTTCTTTTTAGTACTTTGAATTGGAGCTTTACAAAACTGAATTTCTAA
- the aat gene encoding leucyl/phenylalanyl-tRNA--protein transferase — translation MHYIFNDLFFPPVTEADEEGILAVGGDLNPERLKLAYKSGIFPWFNEGEPILWWSPDPRMVLFLDELIVSKSMRNILNRNQFKVTFNKSFADVISNCQKIKRDGQNGTWISNEMIDAYCKLNEQGIAKSVEVWQDEVLVGGLYGIDLGHVFCGESMFSKVSNASKVAFIALVNYLEKENYKLLDCQVYNPHLESLGCREIDREEFMFILENK, via the coding sequence ATGCATTATATATTCAACGATTTATTTTTTCCTCCCGTTACAGAAGCTGATGAAGAAGGAATTCTGGCAGTTGGCGGTGATTTAAATCCGGAACGATTAAAACTGGCTTACAAAAGCGGAATTTTTCCTTGGTTTAATGAAGGAGAACCCATTCTTTGGTGGTCGCCAGATCCCAGAATGGTTTTGTTTCTGGATGAATTAATTGTGTCTAAAAGCATGAGAAACATCTTAAACAGAAATCAGTTTAAAGTTACTTTTAATAAAAGTTTTGCAGACGTGATTTCGAATTGCCAAAAAATAAAGCGCGACGGTCAAAACGGAACATGGATTTCTAACGAAATGATTGATGCTTATTGCAAATTGAATGAACAGGGAATTGCAAAATCTGTTGAAGTCTGGCAAGATGAGGTTTTGGTTGGAGGTTTATATGGTATTGATTTAGGACATGTTTTTTGCGGAGAAAGTATGTTTTCGAAAGTATCAAATGCCTCAAAAGTTGCCTTTATCGCTTTGGTCAATTATTTAGAAAAAGAAAATTACAAACTTTTAGATTGTCAGGTTTACAATCCGCATTTAGAGAGTTTAGGCTGTCGCGAAATTGATCGTGAAGAATTTATGTTTATTTTAGAAAATAAGTAG